In Syngnathoides biaculeatus isolate LvHL_M chromosome 5, ASM1980259v1, whole genome shotgun sequence, the following are encoded in one genomic region:
- the eva1ba gene encoding eva-1 homolog Ba, translating into MDVKKKEMDLLSNSIAAYAHIKANPESFGLYFVLGVCFGLVLTLCLLVIRISCKPRTRTTTTTTTTTTTTTGAASSTPEKKSPRDDEDGESDDEEEDDERDDMEAPTLLLAATATTVTTEIPLGNESNHSDGTLNVFTSAEELERAQRLEERERIIREIWRNGQPDILGSGMGTIGRVHYY; encoded by the exons ATGGATGTCAAAAAGAAGGAAATGGATCTCCTGAGCAACAGCATAGCAGCTTATGCGCACATCAAGG CCAACCCCGAGAGCTTCGGCCTGTACTTTGTGCTGGGTGTGTGCTTCGGCCTGGTTCTGACACTTTGCTTGCTGGTTATCCGCATCTCCTGCAAGCCACGCacccgcaccaccaccaccaccaccaccaccaccaccaccaccactgggGCCGCCTCCTCCACGCCCGAGAAAAAATCACCACGAGACGACGAAGATGGAGAGAGTGAcgatgaggaagaggatgacGAAAGGGACGACATGGAAGCCCCCACCCTTCTGCTCGCCGCCACCGCCACCACAGTCACCACAGAGATCCCCTTGGGGAATGAGAGCAACCACTCGGACGGGACCCTAAACGTGTTCACGTCGGCTGAGGAGTTGGAGAGGGCGCAGCGGCTGGAGGAGCGGGAACGTATCATACGAGAGATCTGGAGGAACGGACAGCCGGACATCCTGGGATCAGGGATGGGGACAATCGGAAGAGTGCATTACTACTAA